Proteins encoded by one window of Brevibacterium atlanticum:
- a CDS encoding carboxymuconolactone decarboxylase family protein, translated as MTESANDSTTGWTGGQKAFGDFAPGMVHYTDRILFDEVWEREGLSKRDRSMITVAALVATGKMDQLAFHLDFARQNGCTEDELKEAITQLAFYAGWPNGMGAMSVAKQVFAGE; from the coding sequence ATGACTGAGAGCGCGAACGATTCGACGACGGGCTGGACCGGCGGCCAGAAGGCATTCGGTGACTTCGCCCCGGGCATGGTCCACTACACGGATCGAATCCTCTTCGACGAAGTGTGGGAACGCGAGGGCCTGAGCAAACGCGACCGAAGCATGATCACCGTCGCCGCGCTCGTGGCGACCGGGAAGATGGACCAACTCGCCTTCCACCTCGACTTCGCCCGACAGAACGGCTGCACCGAGGACGAACTCAAGGAGGCCATCACCCAGCTGGCCTTCTACGCCGGCTGGCCCAACGGGATGGGAGCCATGTCAGTGGCGAAGCAGGTCTTCGCCGGCGAGTGA
- a CDS encoding aldo/keto reductase, whose amino-acid sequence MTILNDTLTLSNEVAIPRLGLGTWFIDDDQAAQAVRDAIEVGYRNIDTAQAYGNERGVGEGVRTSGIARDDLFVSTKLAAEIKDYEAAVAAIDESLSTIGLDYIDLMLIHAPQPWDDFREGDYAEGNRQAWKALEEAHRAGRIRAIGVSNFLIGDLDDLIEHASVAPHVNQILAHVGNTPSELIAHCREHGIVVEAYSPIAHGAVLDSPDITAMADRYGVSVPQLCIRYTLQLGAVSLPKTANPDHMRSNADVDFVISDHDMETLRGLGQVDYGEFAAFPVFSGK is encoded by the coding sequence ATGACGATTCTCAATGACACCCTGACACTGTCCAACGAAGTAGCCATTCCCCGACTCGGCCTGGGCACCTGGTTCATCGACGACGACCAAGCCGCGCAGGCCGTACGTGACGCGATCGAGGTCGGATACCGCAACATCGACACCGCCCAGGCCTACGGCAACGAACGCGGAGTCGGAGAAGGAGTGCGCACCAGCGGCATTGCGCGCGACGACCTGTTCGTCTCGACCAAGCTCGCGGCTGAGATCAAGGACTACGAAGCCGCCGTGGCCGCGATCGACGAATCACTGTCGACAATCGGCCTCGACTACATCGACCTCATGCTCATCCACGCTCCGCAGCCCTGGGACGACTTTCGCGAAGGCGACTACGCCGAAGGCAACCGCCAGGCGTGGAAGGCCCTCGAAGAGGCCCACCGAGCAGGCAGGATCCGAGCGATCGGAGTCTCGAACTTTCTCATAGGCGATCTCGATGACCTCATCGAGCACGCCTCCGTGGCCCCGCACGTCAACCAGATCCTCGCTCACGTCGGCAACACCCCGTCCGAACTCATCGCTCACTGCCGAGAGCACGGCATCGTTGTCGAGGCCTATTCTCCGATCGCCCACGGCGCGGTCCTCGACAGCCCCGACATCACTGCCATGGCGGACCGCTACGGCGTGAGCGTGCCGCAGCTGTGCATCCGATACACCCTCCAGCTCGGCGCCGTGTCACTGCCGAAGACCGCGAACCCCGACCACATGCGATCGAACGCGGATGTCGACTTCGTCATCTCCGACCACGACATGGAGACCCTGCGCGGTCTCGGGCAGGTCGACTACGGCGAATTCGCCGCCTTCCCTGTCTTCAGCGGCAAGTGA
- a CDS encoding cupin domain-containing protein: MSNPGFDQMFPTGDANDAFAQYFIGQSYLAPLTDGAVPVSNVTFEPACRNNWHIHHGENGGGDQVLLCTAGSGWYQAEGDDPISMTPGTAIRVPAGTKHWHGAKSDSWFSHLAFITPGDGVSNEWLEPVDDDTYNTLEMK; encoded by the coding sequence ATGAGCAACCCAGGATTCGATCAGATGTTCCCCACAGGGGACGCCAACGACGCGTTCGCACAGTACTTCATCGGGCAGAGCTATCTGGCCCCACTCACCGACGGTGCCGTGCCCGTGAGCAATGTGACCTTCGAACCCGCATGCCGCAACAACTGGCACATCCACCATGGTGAGAACGGAGGCGGCGACCAGGTCCTGCTGTGCACAGCCGGCTCCGGCTGGTACCAGGCCGAGGGCGACGACCCGATCAGCATGACCCCCGGCACTGCCATCCGAGTCCCTGCCGGGACGAAGCACTGGCACGGCGCGAAGTCCGATTCGTGGTTCAGCCATCTGGCCTTCATCACACCCGGAGACGGCGTCAGCAACGAATGGCTCGAACCCGTCGACGATGACACCTACAACACCCTCGAGATGAAGTGA